CATGCTGAAAAAGCCTCCAGTGTGTTGCAGGATTGCTACAGCAAGGTTTCGCGTTAAGCGGAGACCTCTCCTGCCTGCACCCTCTGCCGAAACGCCGCCAATTCCGCCGCGAACAGCACGTTATGCGCCCAGCCCGCGTATGCACCAAACCGCGCCCGGAAGAAATCGCCTACCTGCCAGTATACTCGTTCGGTAAGGCTGCGCCCCTGCAGTTCGGGCAGGTAGTCGCGCCGGGCGATTTGCCAGACATGGGTATCTACTGGTATCGCCTGCGGTTTGTCCAGCGAGAACAGACAGACGCAATCAGCTATCTTGTGTCCCACGCCGGGCAGGGTGAGCAGCTGGCGGTGCGCCTCCTCATAGGGAACATCTCTGAGCGCATACAGCCACTGCTCGCCCCGTTCGGCCAGCGCGCGCGCCGCCTGCACCACCACCCGCGCCCGATAGCCGAATCCCAAAGCGAACAGCTCCTCCTCGCGTGCCGCCGCCAGTGTGGACACAGAAGGGAACCGGTAATACCTTACTCCTTCCACCTCCCCTAGCGGCTCGCCGTAACGCTGGCAGAGCGCGTCCACCATGCGGGTGATGCGTGCGATGTGATTCGCGCTGGAGCAGAGAAAGCTGAACAGACACTCCACCGGGTCGGTACGCACCACGCGCAAGCCCGGAAAGGCGGGCGCGACCCGCGCCAAACGGGCATCTGCGACGCTCCACTGCCGATACAGGGGCGCAAGGGGTACGTGCAGCTGGAGATAGTCGTTTAATAAGGGCACTGCATCCTCACCGTTGGATGCCTCGTAGAACACGTCGCGCTCCGTCTGGTGCAGCGTAATGACGTGCGAGCCGATCACCCCTCTCCACGTGTCGGGCGCGACGGTCTTCCACCGGAACGTCTGCCCGCACCGCAGGGTCACGTCACAGCGAAGCTCATCGGGTGGTATCTGTAATGGATGGATGAGGCCTCACCCCCAAAAATGTATCGTGCGGTATGGTTCAATGCAACACCTGCCCTACTCCTGCGAGGAGAGGGGAGTTTGGTGCCCTCACCCCCTGCCCCTTTCCCGACGCTGCGGGAGAGGGGTGTCCTGGCTCCCCCTTCCCTCGCAGGGAAGGGGGATGGGGGTCAGGTCAAACTGCCTTCACCCCTGGGGCTGCGCGGGCAGCAGCCTCTCCAACGCCTCCTGCGCGGCTTGCAGTACCTCTGGAACTTTCTCCTGCAGCGTCAACTGGACGATGGCGTTGGCAGCGCGGGGGTCACCCAACTTGCCCAACGCCCGACACGCCGCCGCGCGAACCGTGCTTTTCTTATCAGCCAGCCGTCGGATCAAAAGCTTCACCCCACGAGCATCTCCCAACTCGCCGATCGCCTCACAGGCAGCGACGCGGGCGACCGTGTTTCTGCTATTGAGCATGCGCGGGATTTTCTCCCATACCCGCTCGCAGCCCAACTTCGCCAGTGCCACACAGGCAGCTGATTGAAGAACCAAGTAGCCAAAACCCAGTTCTGGCTCCAGGAGCGGCAGCATCGGCTCCACCGCACGCACGTCGCCCAACGCACCCAGCGCCTCACACGCCGCCACGCGAACCGAACTGTAGCCATCCCCCAGCCGTTGCAGGAGCGGTTCAAAGGCACGCACGTCGCCCAACTTGCCGAGCAACCGGCTTACCTCTGCGCGCTTTGCATGAGGGTCTTGCAACGCTGCCAGCAGTGGACGCCACAACTGCTCCTCGCCAGCCGCGATGCGATGGCGCAGTTGCTCCACCGCCTGCGCCTTCCCCTCCAGCCCTTCGGTCACCAGCTGCGCCTCTGCCCCAAAACCCAACGCACCCAGCGCCCGACACGCCGCCGCGCGAACCGAACTGTCATCATCCCCCAGCCGTTGCAGGAGCGGTTCAAAGGCACGCACGTCGCCCAACGCACCCAGCGCCCAACACGCCGCCGCGCGAACCGAACTGTAGCCATCCCCCAGCCGTTGCAGGAGCGGTTCAAAGGCACGCACGTCGCCCAACGCACCCAGCGCCCAACACGCCTCGCGCCTTGTCCGCCAATCGCCGCGGGTCAACTGTTGTATCAGTTCGTCCACTTTGTGCGCCATCTCGCTCATTCCTCCGTCTCTCTGGCTGGAATACATCGTACTGCCCGCGCCCATGCGGGGGCGTGTGTTTCTTTTGTCGTCAACGCCACCACTACCCGCATCCCCCGCGGCGGCTTGTCGGGCCAGCCCGTAACTCCGTCCGTCACTACCACCAGCACGTGGGGCGGCGGGACTAACCGCTGCGCCGCGGCGATGCCCACTCCCATGTCCGTGCCTCCTCCACCTACCAGCTGCACCTGTTCCGCCCGGAACACGCGCCGCACCTCGTGCACCGCCGCATCCACGCTCAGCACCGTGACTTCGCGCACCTGCCGCAACACCGCCCCAATCTCCGCCAGCGCCTGCGCCAGCTCGGTTTCGCTCATCGAGCGCGAAGTGTCCACCACCACCGCCACGCGCGGCAGCGGCTTGCGCAGGCTGGGCAACACCACCTGTGGCAACGCGCACTGACGGCGGTTGGGGCGGCTGTAGGTGTAATCCTCCAATCCCATCGTCCACGCCAGCGCGCCCTGAACCGCCGCGCGCAACTCCCGCCGCCAGTCCACCTGCGGCTTCAGCTTCTGCCTTGCCCAGCGCAGGATTTCGTCTGGCACCCTGCCCTGCGACTTCGCATACTCCACGATGCGCAACGCCGTCTCGCGACGGATTAACTCCGCATGGGCGTCGCTGACCGCCGAAACGGAAGCGGCATCTGCTGGCAACTCCCATGCCTCCTGACGCCCGTGCGCACAGGAACCGTGGTCCTGCACTAGCAAACCTCCGCCAGGAGGGACACACAGGCTGTCCGCTTGCTGCTGCAACTGCTCACAATACTCCTCGGCGGTGAGATTGGGCGGCAAGCCGAACTGCTCCGGCAGCACCCCGTCCTCTGGCAGGCATAGCCCCTCGCGCTGCACGATGCTGTTAATCGCCAGGTCCCCCCCAAGATTGGCAATCCGGGGCGGCCATGCCGCCAGCCGTTCGGGGTGCGCGTTCAGCAGGTGCCACAGTTCGTGATACAGCACACCGACCAGCTGCTGCGTGTTCCAGCGGGCGATGCCCTCCGGGTCGTAGTAGAGACGCCAGAGCCTGTCTACTCCGATGTCCCCCAACGCACGCCTGCGGAGACCAGGTGCCGCGGCAGGTATCAGCGCAAAGGCGGCAGCCGCTATGTAGGGACGCTCTCGGAGCAGCAGGAAACGCGCCGCACGCAGGTTTTCTGGCAACTCCATCGGCTACCTCCCCACCTGCACGATATTAGCGCGCTGCAGCAGGGGCAGGAAGGCGCGGATTTCGTCCGGCGGGATGTAGTTGGTCTTTGCCGCCCGCGCCAGCTGCAGCGCGACCGCCCCCGCGATGTCATCCACGCCGAGCTTTGCCGCCTGCGCCAGCACCCGCCAAGCCGCCTGCCAGCGTTCCAGCGTGTTGCGGTTCACCACCACCGCCACCACCGCCGACAACACCGCGTATTGCTTATCTCCCTCTTCTGGAAGTTGGAGGTCTTTGGGATGGCGCAGCAAGTGTTCGGGGTCGGGCAGGTCGGTATTGCGCAACCAGTGCACAAACTCGATGCCTACGCCCTCGCCTACCGTCTCCGCGACGTAGGGCAACGCCTCCTCGGTGGGCAGGTTCTGCTGCAGCACCACCGCCAGCAGGCGACTGGCATGGTCCCAGCTGCGCGGGGAGGGCCAGGCGTAGCCCGCCTGCTCCTCCGATTTGGGCATCTACAGCAACAGGTGCGGGCGCGTTCGGATGAATCCTGCCACCAGCGCACGGGCGCGCAACCACACCGATTCGTCCACTCCCGCCACCTGCGGAGGACTACCCCAGTAGGCAGGGAACTCCTCCGCCCATTGCGCCGGGTCTAAGCGAAACGAGATGTGCGACAGACGGTTTGCCAGCGGCGGCTTGAGGTTCCATCCGTCTGCCGCGACGTCCGGTGGGTTCGCTGCCGCCAGCACCGCCACGCCATCGGGGAGCTTGAGGTCACCCACCACGCGCTCCAGCACCACGCGCAGCATCGCCGCCTGTACCACCGGTGGCGCGTTGCTGATTTCGTCAAAAAACAGGATGCCTCGCCCTGCCTGATGTAGCCGCACCGCCCACGCCGGCGGCGCGAAACGCACCCTGCCATCGTGAATTACGGGCAAGCCGTTGAAATCGGAGGGCTCGTGGATGCTGGCGATGACGGTCTCCACCGGCAATCCCAGTCGCGCCCCCAGCGCCAGCACCGTCGCCGTCTTACCCACTCCAGGCGGTCCCCAAAGAACTACCGGAATGCGCGTGCGCACGTAGAACTCCAGTCGCTTTTGCAACGCGGACATCGACTCTTCTCCACAGACACCTTTGCCGATAGTCGCACCAGCTTGGTCACTAAGCAGGTGCTTTGCTGATTTTGTCTCCCTTGCTTATCAGAACCTCCGATGACATCTGGCTACCCGAATAATGCACATACTGTCTACATCCGAGTGAAAGTAGAAGCTGTTTGTTCTAAACCACATTCTACATCGTCGAAGCTAAAAAATCAAGCAGGGGACAGAGGGTGTCCGAGAATTCCTTTTCCTTGTGCTCCATCCACCCAAAACATCAACGACACACACCAAAAATTACCCGCTCCACCTCCCACCCGCAACCACTGCACCAAGTTCCACAATACCAACATCCCCCACACCTGCACCCGCGCATACTTCCAACTGCGACATCCTACGTAACTCCCATATACCCACTTCACACTCCCAAACACCTGTTCCACCCGATACCGCTCCCCCAACGCCCATCCATACTCCCCCAAACGCTCTAACGCCCGAACACGCGCCTTGTCCCGAACGCCCTGACGCAAACCACAACCCACACGAACCACAGGCAACCAGCCCACCTCCTCCACCTGCGACAACAAACCACCCCGATACCCATACAACTTGTCACCTACCAACAACGCACCACCACCCACCAACCCACTGCCATACGACCCTAACCACTCACTCAGCAAACGACCCTCGTCCGCATATGCACCACCCAACGACACCCCCACCACCCAACGACGACCACCAC
The Bacillota bacterium DNA segment above includes these coding regions:
- a CDS encoding VWA-like domain-containing protein; the protein is MELPENLRAARFLLLRERPYIAAAAFALIPAAAPGLRRRALGDIGVDRLWRLYYDPEGIARWNTQQLVGVLYHELWHLLNAHPERLAAWPPRIANLGGDLAINSIVQREGLCLPEDGVLPEQFGLPPNLTAEEYCEQLQQQADSLCVPPGGGLLVQDHGSCAHGRQEAWELPADAASVSAVSDAHAELIRRETALRIVEYAKSQGRVPDEILRWARQKLKPQVDWRRELRAAVQGALAWTMGLEDYTYSRPNRRQCALPQVVLPSLRKPLPRVAVVVDTSRSMSETELAQALAEIGAVLRQVREVTVLSVDAAVHEVRRVFRAEQVQLVGGGGTDMGVGIAAAQRLVPPPHVLVVVTDGVTGWPDKPPRGMRVVVALTTKETHAPAWARAVRCIPARETEE
- a CDS encoding HEAT repeat domain-containing protein codes for the protein MAHKVDELIQQLTRGDWRTRREACWALGALGDVRAFEPLLQRLGDGYSSVRAAACWALGALGDVRAFEPLLQRLGDDDSSVRAAACRALGALGFGAEAQLVTEGLEGKAQAVEQLRHRIAAGEEQLWRPLLAALQDPHAKRAEVSRLLGKLGDVRAFEPLLQRLGDGYSSVRVAACEALGALGDVRAVEPMLPLLEPELGFGYLVLQSAACVALAKLGCERVWEKIPRMLNSRNTVARVAACEAIGELGDARGVKLLIRRLADKKSTVRAAACRALGKLGDPRAANAIVQLTLQEKVPEVLQAAQEALERLLPAQPQG